From the genome of Miscanthus floridulus cultivar M001 chromosome 10, ASM1932011v1, whole genome shotgun sequence, one region includes:
- the LOC136487841 gene encoding aldehyde oxidase GLOX1-like yields the protein MKRLKDRMRACSAAMPKPRSSLLHLLLIASCIANAAAADDAPSQGEWQLLHASIGVSAMHMQLLPGDFVLMFDRTDTGPSNISLAALAPCAATVDGADCTAHSVLLDLRSNVLHPYPLATNPLCSSGALLPNGTLLQTGGFSSGDRVARLFSPATGWVELPSFLAARRWYATDMILPDGRVLILGGRRQFNLEYFPQADAAPALTFFPFLDETTEPDTENNMYPFVHMLPDGTVFVFANDRAVVFDPYNRAPLRPDAPAHAEVLVCGGAPRGAYHLPLRNGTFVAADRTCARVAPTDPDPVVWAIEEMPMARVMGDMVLLPTGDVLIVNGAAAGTAGWELGRDPVTRPVLYRPDALLGSRFDQSSPLAASAVPRMYHSSAALDTYGRVLVGGSNPHVGYVFANVTYPTELSLETFLPPYLDPRYDSARPRVLLAPAEVGYGEATAVKFVIPAGMMAEGAGAGAGGEVVRVAAVAPAFATHSFGMNQRVVELAVGRVAELDVGVYEAVVAAPPTPGVAPPGYYMWYCSTPEEAKNCRTGELQADGLGCRNWQTAV from the coding sequence ATGAAAAGGCTTAAAGATCGCATGCGTGCATGCTCAGCAGCCATGCCCAAGCCAAGATCCTCCCTTCTCCACCTTCTCCTGATCGCCAGCTGCATTgccaatgccgccgccgccgatgatgcCCCGTCCCAGGGAGAATGGCAGCTCCTCCACGCGAGCATCGGCGTGTCGGCGATGCACATGCAGCTGCTCCCGGGGGACTTCGTCCTCATGTTCGATCGCACCGACACGGGCCCCTCCAACATCTCGCTGGCCGCGCTGGCGCCGTGCGCGGCCACCGTCGACGGCGCCGACTGCACGGCGCACTCGGTGCTCCTGGACCTCCGCTCCAACGTGCTGCACCCGTACCCGCTCGCCACCAACCCGTTGTGCTCGTCCGGGGCGCTGCTTCCCAACGGCACGCTCCTCCAGACCGGCGGCTTCTCCAGCGGCGACCGCGTCGCGCGGCTCTTCTCGCCGGCCACGGGCTGGGTCGAGCTACCCTCGTTCCTCGCCGCGCGGCGGTGGTACGCCACCGACATGATCCTCCCCGACGGCCGCGTGCTCATCCTCGGCGGGCGGCGGCAGTTCAACCTCGAGTACTTCCCGCAAGCCGACGCCGCGCCGGCGCTGACGTTCTTCCCGTTCCTGGACGAGACGACGGAGCCGGACACCGAGAACAACATGTACCCGTTCGTCCACATGCTCCCCGACGGCACAGTCTTCGTCTTCGCCAACGACCGCGCCGTCGTCTTCGACCCCTACAACCGCGCCCCGCTCCGCCCCGACGCGCCCGCGCACGCCGAGGTGCTGGTCTGCGGCGGCGCACCGCGGGGCGCGTACCACCTGCCGCTGCGGAACGGCACGTTCGTGGCCGCCGACCGGACCTGCGCGCGCGTCGCGCCGACGGACCCGGACCCGGTGGTGTGGGCGATCGAGGAGATGCCGATGGCCCGGGTGATGGGCGACATGGTGCTGCTGCCCACGGGCGACGTGCTGATCGTGAACGGGGCAGCGGCGGGCACTGCCGGGTGGGAGCTGGGGCGGGACCCGGTCACGCGGCCCGTGCTGTACAGGCCCGACGCGCTGCTGGGGTCGCGGTTCGATCAGTCGTCGCCGCTGGCGGCGTCGGCGGTGCCGCGGATGTACCACTCGTCGGCGGCGCTGGACACGTACGGCCGCGTGCTGGTGGGCGGCAGCAACCCGCACGTCGGGTACGTGTTCGCCAACGTGACGTACCCGACGGAGCTGAGCCTGGAGACGTTCCTGCCGCCGTACTTGGACCCGCGGTACGACAGCGCGCGCCCGCGGGTGCTGCTGGCGCCCGCGGAGGTCGGGTACGGCGAGGCGACGGCCGTGAAGTTCGTGATACCCGCCGGGATGATGGCGGaaggtgcgggtgcgggtgcgggcggGGAGGTGGTGCGGGTGGCCGCGGTGGCTCCGGCGTTCGCGACGCACTCGTTCGGGATGAACCAGCGCGTGGTGGAGCTGGCCGTGGGGAGGGTGGCGGAGCTGGACGTCGGGGTTTACGAAGCCGTGGTCGCCGCGCCGCCGACACCCGGGGTGGCGCCGCCCGGATACTACATGTGGTACTGCTCGACGCCGGAGGAAGCCAAAAACTGCCGAACAGGCGAACTGCAGGCTGATGGCTTGGGTTGCAGGAACTGGCAAACTGCAGTTTGA